The Pungitius pungitius chromosome 21, fPunPun2.1, whole genome shotgun sequence genome includes the window AGGTCGCATTCAGCTGTGGGGTCACGCCATCGCTGTGGACTGGGCGGAGCctgaggtggaggtggacgaGGACACCATGGCAACAGTCAAGATCCTATACGTCAGGAACCTCATGCTGCAGACTACCGAGGAGACCATCGAGAAGGAGTTCAACGGCATCAGACCAGGTACCGAGGAACACGCACCTGGGACCTCGCAGTCATTTTTAACCGCTGCCAACACGGGTTTTAAAATGATTCGATGTCTGGAAAGTGAAGACAGTTGTGGTAAAAGGGCCAGAGAACCATGTATGGTAATAAAACCAGGGAGACAGTCTGAAACAACAAGTAATAAAACTCTAAACCAGAATGGATGAACCAACAACAATATCATTTAGGAATCGGTGAAAGGTGTTTCGGCTTCATACAATTAATATATGATGTACATATTTAGAGTCAACTTCTTATGCCGTGGATGTGAATAATAATACTTTGATCCTTCAGCCGGACGGTTGAATCAAGTCTCTACTTTAACATTAAGGAGGTTTGTTGTTCTGCAGGTTCGGTGGAGCGAGTGAAGAAGATCAGAGACTACGCCTTCGTCCACTTCGCTCAGAGAGAGGACGCCGTCAACGCTATGGGTGCCCTCAAtggaaaggtcagaggtcacatgacgTGAGCAGCATATTACATTGTGGTGTAAGGATCTGAATACAGCCCCCCCTCACAACCCTACCCCCCTCCAGCTGGTGGACGGCTCTCCCATCGAGGTGACGTTGGCCAAGCCGGTGGACAAGGACAGCTACGTCCGCTACACCCGAGGGACAGGTGGACGCGGGGCATCGCTGCTGCAGCCAGACTACGCCGCCTACACTCTGGGACAGGTAGGACCCTGAATGCATCACGCCGCCTGCATTCAGAACAACAGGACCCTGAAGGCACCACGCCGCCTACACTCTGGGACAATAGGACCCTGAAGGCACCACGCCGCTAGCTTTACCAGCTTGCTCCTGCATCAGTAATGCTGAGTTCCAACTATCAGCTACCATGAGATTCTGCATCACTTGTTTCTGTTGTATGAACTCACTTTTTAGATCCTGGGCCTTCAGTATTGGACACATTAGCTTGACGGCAGAAGGATGAAAGTTGTGATGTTTTTTGGGAAACTGGACTGTTGagatgtttctcctcctctccatccaggTCTACGACCCCTCAGCGGCGTACCTAGGTCCGCCCGTGTTCTACGCCCCCCAAGCCTACGCCGCCGTACCAGGTCAGTTCCGCTTCCCGGCGGCCAAAGCTCATGTTGGAGGTCGAGGTCTGATAAGGACGCCGTCCGTCAGAGGTGAGGACGGATCTGAATCAGGAGATACTGAATGATAGAACACTGATGATCTTTTAACAAGTTAAAGGGGTCCAGATCATGACCTCTCTTATATTTTCTGCAAGCTTTAGTTGTTACGTCTCAGCTGTTCTTCCTTATTAAATAACATCGATCTAATCGAGTCCAACTGAACTCTATCGAATCAAGAACCAAAATAAAGAATGTTGTCACATAACTTTGCCTGGATGTCATATCGAACCCAATCCAGTGAATCAAAAGGACTTCATTGATCAACATGAAATCAGACTCatgtaatgaatgtaatgaGTCCTCCTCAGTGAGGAAGCACGGCATTGTACTGTTATCATGACTCATAATTGtttgattcttcttcttcccggTTGATTTCCGGTGATTTGATTGATTTCACTGCCTTTTCGATCTCCTGTAGAAATTTACATGACTGTACCTGTAGGGGCTGCGGGGGTGCGGGGGCTGGGCGGGCGGGGATACCTGGCCTATGCTGCCGGCATCGGAGCCGGCGGCAGCGCCTCCTACAGCCTGAAGGCTGACAAGCAGGCGGAGGAGAAGCTTTACGACCTGCTGCCAGGCATGGAGCTCACCCCCATGAACCCCGGCGCCATGAACCTGAAGGCCGTCGCCAAACCTGCAACACAGGTAACACAACACACCTGGGGACCAGGACTCCTCTGAAGGACCGGCTTTTTATGTCCATCATATTGTACTCACCAAATGTTTGGCGTGGGGAGGTTACTACGGCAAAAGGTCTCTCACAATTAGCAAGAAGAAGTTGTATCAGGAGTCCTCGCTGCAGATATGACGCTCTGGATGGATTTACCTGACTACATTGATGTGAATACAAAGTCCACCTTTTCCGCTGGTCTTTGTAGTCTCTACTTTATGTTCTTTGAGAGACGAAAGACTGTTCTACCAAAATGTACTCACTGCTAACTAgattctgtctgtctcttcgcCTCCAGGTTCTGGAGGAGTTGTGTCAGAAGAATAACTGGGGTCAGCCAGTCTATCAGCTCCACTCCGCCATCGGTCCGGACCAGAGACAACTCTTCCTCTACAAGATCACCATCCCCGCTCTGGCTACCCAGTACCCCAATGTGTACGAATAACCCTGATtgcttctactactactactactatccCATTTTTAACGTTCACGGTGATTGTCCAACGGTACCTGCAGATGAACAAAGGCGAGAGGAGCACAGTTATTCCGTAGCTTCATCACTTGTTCCTCTCTGCAGACATCCCTTCACGCCTGCTAAGCTGTGTGCGGCCGTAGAGGAAGCCAAGGTGCATGCGGCCGAGCACACTCTGCAGACGCTTGGCCTACAGACGGAGGGCGCCGCCGACGCTAGCTGTGCTACGGCCGCCACCGTGGCCTCGGTAACCTTCCCAGGTATGTGAAGGTCCGTACCCACAGCCAACTAACTCTCCACTTAACCAAACCACTAATGCTAACATAAACTGTGCAGGACCAGGACTAGAAAGACGACATGACGCTTAGTTTTCATCCTGGTGGTTTCAGCAGCTCAGTGAGCAAATGCTCTGCAGCTTCCAGGTCATCAGTCTGGTTCTCAATGATCTCCAGCCCTGAGTGACATCAGACATGAATCCTTTAGATACAGTTGGTATCAGAGGCTGAGGGTGACGTCATACATCTACAGTTCATTTTCTGAGGCAGAGCTGAGCTACGAGGCTGAACCAGAGGAAAGTCTTAAGCCTGGTTCTAAATGATAGGAGGTGGAAGTTGGTCCCACAGAAGAGGAGCCTGATAAGGAACAACAGGCCGAGCATTTATGGAGCGCAGCTGTCTAGTAGCGAGATATGATACTATAAGTCTCTTAACATATGACATGGCCTTACCAAGAGCTACAGTACACAGTACTCCTACTGCTCCTCTGTGTACCACCACCACTACCCTACTACTACTGAGACCACCAGTACTACTACCACAGCTTCCCAGTATCTACTGGTAATATGCTACTACTATGAGAGCAACTACTAATACATCTCCTGCTCAatgaatacacattttaatttttttcttctttcatagAGATTGAGTTttttatggtataaaaggtGATAATATGTCCGATTTTTGAGTAAACGTCTttctgccctctagtggccaaTAAAAAGAGGTATTTACTTCAATATTatgcaacaaaaggaaaacactacTCAGACTGAATGTTGTAACAGGAACTCATAAGAACCAGTTTGTTTTGATGAAGTTAATTCCAGGCTGTTTAAggctgcttttattgtgaaacaggAAGCTATTCATGGCAGCGTCTTTGTGTCCAGGTTACGCTCTGGCGAGCCCGGCAGCGTCGGCGGTGGTGTCCCAGCTGAAGCAGGCGGTGTCTCTGGGTCAGGACCTGACGGCGTACACCACCTACGAGGGATACCCGGCCTTCGCCGTGGCCACTCGCCACACCGACGGATACGGGGTTTtctaaaaagggaaaaggaacATCTCACAGCTCCGGAGGCGTTGCTCATGCTGAAGGTTCTCCAGGTGGACGGATCCACGTGGACACCGCTTCACATTCGCCAGTctcccacaaacacatttctcaccCATTAatctattttctttcttcatattGTATGCGTTTCAGAATAAACGTAGATGATTGTCCTGGGATTGAGGAGCAAGGCGGCATGTAATTGGCTGTCAGTTGGTTcacatcttatttttttatgtttttttttttgtttctttgcatgTTTTTAGAAAGAAATACGTGAAATAGATTTAGTTCTTCTATGATTTGTTGTAGTTTCTCTAAGATACCTGGGAGATGTAAGTATTTTCAATGTCTTTCCACTGgaccatttcagctttttcctgTCTAAGTTATTTAGAGATACAACTGAAATCTGTTGGATTGGACATTTGAAACCTTGTTTTAGTCACTGAGGCCCTCTGGACTTTGTAGTCCTACAAGCTGTGAATATGTAGTGTTTAACTTGTGGTGTCATGAGCTTCTTCTCCCTCATCTTTAACATTTTAGTTTTGTGTGGGAGAAGCTCAACGTTTACTGAAAGACAAAAGCTTCTTCGGGACTTACGAATATTACTAATGAATcctaattgttttttaattaaacccCAGAAAGTAAACTCCGAACATCGGCAATATTTCTACAATATTTTCATCAAACCGACACAGGACTTTCCACCAGGAGACAGGTGTCCCCttcaaaaatacaacaacagaTCCTTTGGTCTGAGTTTGAGGAACACACCAAAGCAGAGACAGTATTAAAAGTGTGTGGAGCACTTAGAACTTATTTTTATACCAGGAATAGATCCAGAGGCTATTTTGTACAGAGTTATTGTGCATTCTCTAATGGGAAAGTGAGTCAACACATCTGTGATGGAACAGAGATCTGTGGGTATTCTGGAGAGGTTTCATAACATGAAAGAAACTACTCTGATGAATTGTGATGATTGGTGATCCATAATCTGACTGAAATAAAGAGACTAACATCAATGTGAAGGTTATTTCTCTACATTTAATAAATGGTATTCTACATGTgatgtcttgcccaaggacacatcgacgcGCTCAGCAGGACCTGGgatcgaaccgccaaccctctgactGGAGGTCGATCGTGTGCTCCTTCCCAGCCACAGGTCTGCAGCAT containing:
- the a1cf gene encoding APOBEC1 complementation factor isoform X2; protein product: MESNQKAGGDGLAGMQKEAALRALMQRTGYQLQQENGQRRYGGPPPGWDGPPPERGSEIFVGKLPRDLFEDELVPLCEKYGTIYEVRMMMDFSGNNRGYAFVTFGTKQEAKAAMKQLNNYEIRNGRLLGVCASVDNCRLFVGGIPKTKKREEILSEMRKVTDGVVDVIVYPSAADKSKNRGFAFVEYESHRAAAMARRKLLPGRIQLWGHAIAVDWAEPEVEVDEDTMATVKILYVRNLMLQTTEETIEKEFNGIRPGSVERVKKIRDYAFVHFAQREDAVNAMGALNGKLVDGSPIEVTLAKPVDKDSYVRYTRGTGGRGASLLQPDYAAYTLGQVYDPSAAYLGPPVFYAPQAYAAVPGQFRFPAAKAHVGGRGLIRTPSVRGAAGVRGLGGRGYLAYAAGIGAGGSASYSLKADKQAEEKLYDLLPGMELTPMNPGAMNLKAVAKPATQVLEELCQKNNWGQPVYQLHSAIGPDQRQLFLYKITIPALATQYPNVHPFTPAKLCAAVEEAKVHAAEHTLQTLGLQTEGAADASCATAATVASVTFPGYALASPAASAVVSQLKQAVSLGQDLTAYTTYEGYPAFAVATRHTDGYGVF
- the a1cf gene encoding APOBEC1 complementation factor isoform X1, yielding MESNQKAGGDGLAGMQKEAALRALMQRTGYQLQQENGQRRYGGPPPGWDGPPPERGSEIFVGKLPRDLFEDELVPLCEKYGTIYEVRMMMDFSGNNRGYAFVTFGTKQEAKAAMKQLNNYEIRNGRLLGVCASVDNCRLFVGGIPKTKKREEILSEMRKVTDGVVDVIVYPSAADKSKNRGFAFVEYESHRAAAMARRKLLPGRIQLWGHAIAVDWAEPEVEVDEDTMATVKILYVRNLMLQTTEETIEKEFNGIRPGSVERVKKIRDYAFVHFAQREDAVNAMGALNGKLVDGSPIEVTLAKPVDKDSYVRYTRGTGGRGASLLQPDYAAYTLGQVYDPSAAYLGPPVFYAPQAYAAVPGQFRFPAAKAHVGGRGLIRTPSVREIYMTVPVGAAGVRGLGGRGYLAYAAGIGAGGSASYSLKADKQAEEKLYDLLPGMELTPMNPGAMNLKAVAKPATQVLEELCQKNNWGQPVYQLHSAIGPDQRQLFLYKITIPALATQYPNVHPFTPAKLCAAVEEAKVHAAEHTLQTLGLQTEGAADASCATAATVASVTFPGYALASPAASAVVSQLKQAVSLGQDLTAYTTYEGYPAFAVATRHTDGYGVF
- the a1cf gene encoding APOBEC1 complementation factor isoform X3; translation: MESNQKAGGDGLAGMQKEAALRALMQRTGYQLQQENGQRRYGGPPPGWDGPPPERGSEIFVGKLPRDLFEDELVPLCEKYGTIYEVRMMMDFSGNNRGYAFVTFGTKQEAKAAMKQLNNYEIRNGRLLGVCASVDNCRLFVGGIPKTKKREEILSEMRKVTDGVVDVIVYPSAADKSKNRGFAFVEYESHRAAAMARRKLLPGRIQLWGHAIAVDWAEPEVEVDEDTMATVKILYVRNLMLQTTEETIEKEFNGIRPGSVERVKKIRDYAFVHFAQREDAVNAMGALNGKLVDGSPIEVTLAKPVDKDSYVRYTRGTGGRGASLLQPDYAAYTLGQVYDPSAAYLGPPVFYAPQAYAAVPGQFRFPAAKAHVGGRGLIRTPSVREIYMTVPVGAAGVRGLGGRGYLAYAAGIGAGGSASYSLKADKQAEEKLYDLLPGMELTPMNPGAMNLKAVAKPATQVLEELCQKNNWGQPVYQLHSAIGPDQRQLFLYKITIPALATQYPNVHPFTPAKLCAAVEEAKVHAAEHTLQTLGLQTEGAADASCATAATVASVTFPGM